Proteins encoded in a region of the Equus asinus isolate D_3611 breed Donkey chromosome X, EquAss-T2T_v2, whole genome shotgun sequence genome:
- the NHSL2 gene encoding NHS-like protein 2 isoform X4: protein MERADSVTLFWSRGAAANSGRENATATAHSRSSWRQPVNVFLSSGRPPSVEELLREAQLNLQSLLQEEYEEQYSEARLLGQTFRSADEATEPTPSPRPQSARRLEFVLMPTKRQLSEDETTTQGVRAPEASLSLSTTADKQAAWNSPFPLPILEEKRWLQPCSTHSDIVPINISGQQFDKHASLRHSLFNTETAVNPKSTLRRRRTIIGFSNFSQRDPGHSNSPAGSVAHSTTSDIRPSHSAPEGVHGRVAVGQEAQFSNLTSPVLRNPSSDPEELLQARGGTNPPGMESMGMVYSVPSSCNGPTESTFSTSWKGDAFTYMTPSATSQSNQVNENGKNPSSGNSWVSMHTLPPLVPKEAATLFVTRDNPAGCSGSAGYSEHPTQRRQVLERPSKIGLLTGGTSRLETGPGGASRFRERSLSVPTDSGTTDVDYDEEQKASEACALPYASTSSEGSNSADNIASLSAQQEAQHRRQRSKSISLKKAKKKPSPPTRSVSLVKDEPVLLPECGSALPKDQRPRSLCLSLERQGHHSSHLDAQGHPAVPTFKDPEGTQFSHHWYLTDWKSGDTYQSLSSSSTATGTTVIECTQVQGSSESLASPSTSRATTPSQLSIEVEAREVSSPGRPTGLMSPSSGYSSQSETPTPTVSMSLTLGHLPPSSGSVRVRPVVPERKSSLPPTSPMEKISKSRLSFDLPLTSSTNLDLSGMSISIRNKTKVSRHHSDTNFGAKLVQKTSPNQPIMPMVTQSDLRSVRLRSVSKSEPEDDIESPDYAEESGAEVFTLPERKMKPPIAEKPPLARRPPSLVHKPPSVPEEYSLTSPALAMTPKSSVQHMRPLPQDIYTVVRKPKSSSFPEGRSPGESTAPSSLVFTPFASSSGAFFSGTQQSPQGSMEDEGPKVRALPERISLQSQEEAEKKKGKIPPPVPKKPSVLYLPLTSPTAQMEAYVGEPRLPLSPIITLEEDAKCPPTGDHLQSPNTRPTSTPQADGEREASPLGSSMEPNTEEKSVISDKTAEWIAEDDDDVFVASRTTEDLFTVIHRSKRKLLGWKEPGEAFAGGSRLSSHSPIRNTADSPISESAASAGSSSGANLDAGRNDDFKALLQKKGSKATPRSRPSAAELLKTTNPLARRIIAQFSKDYETTDNPRT, encoded by the exons CTGCAGCTAACTCGGGTCGGGAAAATGCGACAGCGACTGCCCACTCGAGGTCGTCATGGCGACAGCCAGTGAACGTGTTCCTCTCCTCGGGCAGGCCCCCGAGTGTAGAGGAGCTGCTTCGCGAGGCGCAGCTCAATCTCCAGAGCCTGTTGCAAG AAGAATATGAGGAACAGTACTCGGAGGCCAGACTTCTGGGGCAGACCTTCCGCTCTGCTGACGAGGCCACtgagcccacccccagcccaaggCCCCAGTCTGCCAGGCGTCTGGAGTTTGTATTGATG CCTACAAAACGGCAGCTGAGCGAGGATGAGACTACCACCCAGGGTGTGAGGGCCCCTGAGGCCTCCCTGAGCCTGTCTACCACAGCCGACAAGCAAGCTGCCTGGAATagccccttccctctgcccatcCTAGAGGAGAAGCGGTGGCTTCAGCCCTGCTCCACGCACTCTGACATTGTGCCCATCAACATCTCTG GGCAGCAGTTTGATAAACATGCAAGTTTGCGACACTCGTTGTTTAACACAGAGACAGCCGTGAACCCCAAGTCCACCCTGAGGCGGAGGCGGACCATTATTGGATTCTCTAACTTTTCCCAGCGAGACCCAG GTCACAGCAACAGCCCAGCAGGCAGTGTGGCCCACTCTACCACCTCAGACATCAGGCCCAGTCATTCAGCTCCAGAAGGTGTTCATGGAAGAGTTGCAGTTGGTCAGGAAGCTCAGTTCTCAAATCTCACCTCGCCAGTACTGAGAAATCCTTCTAGCGACCCAGAAGAACTTCTCCAGGCACGTGGTGGCACAAACCCTCCTGGCATGGAGAGCATGGGAATGGTGTACAGCGTCCCCAGTTCTTGCAATGGACCAACAGAATCCACATTCTCCACTTCCTGGAAGGGAGATGCTTTTACCTACATGACTCCAAGTGCCACTAGTCAGAGCAATCAAgtcaatgaaaatggaaaaaatcctTCCTCTGGGAATTCTTGGGTCTCTATGCACACACTGCCACCTCTGGTTCCTAAGGAGGCTGCTACCCTCTTTGTTACTCGTGATAACCCAGCAGGATGCAGTGGGTCAGCTGGCTACTCTGAGCACCCTACTCAACGAAGGCAAGTGTTGGAACGACCCTCCAAGATTGGCCTTCTGACTGGTGGTACCTCGAGGCTGGAGACAGGCCCAGGTGGGGCCAGCAGGTTCCGGGAGCGGTCACTGTCTGTGCCCACAGACTCAGGCACCACAGATGTGGACTATGACGAGGAACAGAAGGCCAGTGAAGCCTGTGCACTGCCTTATGCCAGTACAAGCTCTGAGGGCAGTAACAGTGCTGACAACATTGCCTCCCTTAGTGCCCAACAGGAGGCCCAGCATAGAAGGCAGAGGTCCAAGAGTATCTCACTCAAGAAGGCCAAAAAGAAGCCTTCCCCACCAACACGTAGTGTCTCGCTGGTCAAAGATGAGCCAGTCCTCTTGCCAGAATGTGGATCAGCACTACCCAAGGACCAGAGGCCCAGAAGCCTTTGCCTCTCCTTGGAACGCCAAGGACATCACTCATCCCACCTGGATGCTCAGGGTCATCCAGCTGTGCCAACCTTCAAAGATCCAGAAGGTACACAATTCTCCCACCACTGGTATCTTACTGACTGGAAGTCCGGTGACACCTACCAATCTTTGTCCAGCTCCAGCACTGCCACTGGCACCACAGTCATTGAGTGCACCCAAGTTCAGGGCAGCTCAGAGTCTCTTGCCTCCCCTTCCACCTCCAGAGCCACTACGCCTTCTCAACTCTCCATCGAGGTGGAGGCCAGGGAAGTATCTTCCCCAGGAAGGCCCACTGGGCTGATGTCACCCTCCAGTGGATACTCCAGCCAATCAGAGACACCAACACCCACTGTCTCCATGTCCTTGACCCTGGGCCACTTGCCCCCTTCAAGCGGCAGTGTCCGAGTGCGTCCAGTGGTACCTGAGAGGAAGTCATCGCTACCCCCGACATCGCCAATGGAGAAAATTTCCAAGTCACGGCTATCATTTGACCTACCATTGACCTCTTCAACCAACCTCGATCTGTCTGGGATGAGTATCTCCATCCGAAACAAAACCAAGGTGAGCCGGCATCACTCAGACACAAATTTTGGGGCCAAGCTGGTCCAGAAAACTAGCCCCAACCAGCCAATCATGCCCATGGTTACTCAGTCTGACCTACGTTCTGTTCGCCTGAGGTCAGTCAGCAAATCTGAGCCAGAAGATGACATCGAGAGCCCTGACTATGCTGAGGAATCAGGAGCAGAAGTCTTCACCTTgccagaaagaaagatgaaaccTCCCATAGCTGAGAAGCCCCCACTGGCTCGAAGGCCTCCAAGCTTGGTCCACAAGCCACCATCTGTCCCTGAGGAGTACTCACTAACTTCGCCTGCCTTGGCTATGACCCCCAAGAGCTCAGTTCAACACATGAGGCCACTCCCTCAAGACATCTACACAGTGGTGCGGAAACCAAAGTCCTCCAGCTTCCCTGAGGGCAGAAGCCCAGGGGAGTCCACAGCACCCTCATCTCTTGTTTTCACACCTTTTGCCAGTTCCTCTGGTGCTTTCTTCTCAGGAACACAGCAGTCTCCCCAGGGAAGTATGGAGGATGAGGGCCCCAAGGTGAGAGCCCTGCCTGAAAGAATTAGCCTCCAGAGCCAGGAAGAAgctgagaaaaagaaaggcaagatTCCACCTCCTGTACCAAAAAAGCCCAGCGTGCTGTACCTGCCTCTCACCTCCCCCACAGCTCAAATGGAGGCCTATGTGGGCGAACCAAGACTGCCTCTCAGCCCCATCATCACCCTGGAAGAAGATGCCAAGTGTCCCCCCACTGGAGACCATTTGCAATCACCTAATACAAGGCCAACTTCAACGCCACAGGCTGACGGTGAAAGGGAGGCAAGCCCTCTGG GAAGTTCTATGGAAccaaacactgaagaaaaaagCGTAATCAGTGATAAAACAGCCGAATGGATTGCGGAAGATGATGATGACGTGTTTGTGGCCTCACGCACAACTGAAGATTTATTTACTGTGATACACAG GTCCAAAAGAAAGCTGCTTGGCTGGAAGGAGCCTGGTGAGGCCTTTGCTGGCGGCAGTAGACTGAGCTCCCACTCACCAATAAGGAACACAGCTGATTCTCCAATTAGTGAGTCAGCTGCCTCTGCAGGGTCAAGTAGCGGTGCCAACCTAGATGCTGGCAGAAACGATGATTTCAAGGCCTTGCTACAGAAGAAGGGAAGCAAGGCAACTCCAAGGTCCCGCCCCTCAGCAGCCGAACTGCTGAAGACCACTAACCCGCTGGCTCGGAGAATTATCGCACAATTTTCAAAAGACTATGAAACCACCGATAACCCACGTACCTAA
- the NHSL2 gene encoding NHS-like protein 2 isoform X1 yields the protein MPFYRRTVVPQRLCPRNPPQPLTELRDVSHLAALSLLRQLADLCGHSLALLEDLEGHLLALGRRTDSLFRRTVRLRRRLPCRLLGLEDDEEELGASHWSNLTQSQRTREPVDAVHTAAANSGRENATATAHSRSSWRQPVNVFLSSGRPPSVEELLREAQLNLQSLLQEEYEEQYSEARLLGQTFRSADEATEPTPSPRPQSARRLEFVLMPTKRQLSEDETTTQGVRAPEASLSLSTTADKQAAWNSPFPLPILEEKRWLQPCSTHSDIVPINISGQQFDKHASLRHSLFNTETAVNPKSTLRRRRTIIGFSNFSQRDPGHSNSPAGSVAHSTTSDIRPSHSAPEGVHGRVAVGQEAQFSNLTSPVLRNPSSDPEELLQARGGTNPPGMESMGMVYSVPSSCNGPTESTFSTSWKGDAFTYMTPSATSQSNQVNENGKNPSSGNSWVSMHTLPPLVPKEAATLFVTRDNPAGCSGSAGYSEHPTQRRQVLERPSKIGLLTGGTSRLETGPGGASRFRERSLSVPTDSGTTDVDYDEEQKASEACALPYASTSSEGSNSADNIASLSAQQEAQHRRQRSKSISLKKAKKKPSPPTRSVSLVKDEPVLLPECGSALPKDQRPRSLCLSLERQGHHSSHLDAQGHPAVPTFKDPEGTQFSHHWYLTDWKSGDTYQSLSSSSTATGTTVIECTQVQGSSESLASPSTSRATTPSQLSIEVEAREVSSPGRPTGLMSPSSGYSSQSETPTPTVSMSLTLGHLPPSSGSVRVRPVVPERKSSLPPTSPMEKISKSRLSFDLPLTSSTNLDLSGMSISIRNKTKVSRHHSDTNFGAKLVQKTSPNQPIMPMVTQSDLRSVRLRSVSKSEPEDDIESPDYAEESGAEVFTLPERKMKPPIAEKPPLARRPPSLVHKPPSVPEEYSLTSPALAMTPKSSVQHMRPLPQDIYTVVRKPKSSSFPEGRSPGESTAPSSLVFTPFASSSGAFFSGTQQSPQGSMEDEGPKVRALPERISLQSQEEAEKKKGKIPPPVPKKPSVLYLPLTSPTAQMEAYVGEPRLPLSPIITLEEDAKCPPTGDHLQSPNTRPTSTPQADGEREASPLGSSMEPNTEEKSVISDKTAEWIAEDDDDVFVASRTTEDLFTVIHRSKRKLLGWKEPGEAFAGGSRLSSHSPIRNTADSPISESAASAGSSSGANLDAGRNDDFKALLQKKGSKATPRSRPSAAELLKTTNPLARRIIAQFSKDYETTDNPRT from the exons CTGCAGCTAACTCGGGTCGGGAAAATGCGACAGCGACTGCCCACTCGAGGTCGTCATGGCGACAGCCAGTGAACGTGTTCCTCTCCTCGGGCAGGCCCCCGAGTGTAGAGGAGCTGCTTCGCGAGGCGCAGCTCAATCTCCAGAGCCTGTTGCAAG AAGAATATGAGGAACAGTACTCGGAGGCCAGACTTCTGGGGCAGACCTTCCGCTCTGCTGACGAGGCCACtgagcccacccccagcccaaggCCCCAGTCTGCCAGGCGTCTGGAGTTTGTATTGATG CCTACAAAACGGCAGCTGAGCGAGGATGAGACTACCACCCAGGGTGTGAGGGCCCCTGAGGCCTCCCTGAGCCTGTCTACCACAGCCGACAAGCAAGCTGCCTGGAATagccccttccctctgcccatcCTAGAGGAGAAGCGGTGGCTTCAGCCCTGCTCCACGCACTCTGACATTGTGCCCATCAACATCTCTG GGCAGCAGTTTGATAAACATGCAAGTTTGCGACACTCGTTGTTTAACACAGAGACAGCCGTGAACCCCAAGTCCACCCTGAGGCGGAGGCGGACCATTATTGGATTCTCTAACTTTTCCCAGCGAGACCCAG GTCACAGCAACAGCCCAGCAGGCAGTGTGGCCCACTCTACCACCTCAGACATCAGGCCCAGTCATTCAGCTCCAGAAGGTGTTCATGGAAGAGTTGCAGTTGGTCAGGAAGCTCAGTTCTCAAATCTCACCTCGCCAGTACTGAGAAATCCTTCTAGCGACCCAGAAGAACTTCTCCAGGCACGTGGTGGCACAAACCCTCCTGGCATGGAGAGCATGGGAATGGTGTACAGCGTCCCCAGTTCTTGCAATGGACCAACAGAATCCACATTCTCCACTTCCTGGAAGGGAGATGCTTTTACCTACATGACTCCAAGTGCCACTAGTCAGAGCAATCAAgtcaatgaaaatggaaaaaatcctTCCTCTGGGAATTCTTGGGTCTCTATGCACACACTGCCACCTCTGGTTCCTAAGGAGGCTGCTACCCTCTTTGTTACTCGTGATAACCCAGCAGGATGCAGTGGGTCAGCTGGCTACTCTGAGCACCCTACTCAACGAAGGCAAGTGTTGGAACGACCCTCCAAGATTGGCCTTCTGACTGGTGGTACCTCGAGGCTGGAGACAGGCCCAGGTGGGGCCAGCAGGTTCCGGGAGCGGTCACTGTCTGTGCCCACAGACTCAGGCACCACAGATGTGGACTATGACGAGGAACAGAAGGCCAGTGAAGCCTGTGCACTGCCTTATGCCAGTACAAGCTCTGAGGGCAGTAACAGTGCTGACAACATTGCCTCCCTTAGTGCCCAACAGGAGGCCCAGCATAGAAGGCAGAGGTCCAAGAGTATCTCACTCAAGAAGGCCAAAAAGAAGCCTTCCCCACCAACACGTAGTGTCTCGCTGGTCAAAGATGAGCCAGTCCTCTTGCCAGAATGTGGATCAGCACTACCCAAGGACCAGAGGCCCAGAAGCCTTTGCCTCTCCTTGGAACGCCAAGGACATCACTCATCCCACCTGGATGCTCAGGGTCATCCAGCTGTGCCAACCTTCAAAGATCCAGAAGGTACACAATTCTCCCACCACTGGTATCTTACTGACTGGAAGTCCGGTGACACCTACCAATCTTTGTCCAGCTCCAGCACTGCCACTGGCACCACAGTCATTGAGTGCACCCAAGTTCAGGGCAGCTCAGAGTCTCTTGCCTCCCCTTCCACCTCCAGAGCCACTACGCCTTCTCAACTCTCCATCGAGGTGGAGGCCAGGGAAGTATCTTCCCCAGGAAGGCCCACTGGGCTGATGTCACCCTCCAGTGGATACTCCAGCCAATCAGAGACACCAACACCCACTGTCTCCATGTCCTTGACCCTGGGCCACTTGCCCCCTTCAAGCGGCAGTGTCCGAGTGCGTCCAGTGGTACCTGAGAGGAAGTCATCGCTACCCCCGACATCGCCAATGGAGAAAATTTCCAAGTCACGGCTATCATTTGACCTACCATTGACCTCTTCAACCAACCTCGATCTGTCTGGGATGAGTATCTCCATCCGAAACAAAACCAAGGTGAGCCGGCATCACTCAGACACAAATTTTGGGGCCAAGCTGGTCCAGAAAACTAGCCCCAACCAGCCAATCATGCCCATGGTTACTCAGTCTGACCTACGTTCTGTTCGCCTGAGGTCAGTCAGCAAATCTGAGCCAGAAGATGACATCGAGAGCCCTGACTATGCTGAGGAATCAGGAGCAGAAGTCTTCACCTTgccagaaagaaagatgaaaccTCCCATAGCTGAGAAGCCCCCACTGGCTCGAAGGCCTCCAAGCTTGGTCCACAAGCCACCATCTGTCCCTGAGGAGTACTCACTAACTTCGCCTGCCTTGGCTATGACCCCCAAGAGCTCAGTTCAACACATGAGGCCACTCCCTCAAGACATCTACACAGTGGTGCGGAAACCAAAGTCCTCCAGCTTCCCTGAGGGCAGAAGCCCAGGGGAGTCCACAGCACCCTCATCTCTTGTTTTCACACCTTTTGCCAGTTCCTCTGGTGCTTTCTTCTCAGGAACACAGCAGTCTCCCCAGGGAAGTATGGAGGATGAGGGCCCCAAGGTGAGAGCCCTGCCTGAAAGAATTAGCCTCCAGAGCCAGGAAGAAgctgagaaaaagaaaggcaagatTCCACCTCCTGTACCAAAAAAGCCCAGCGTGCTGTACCTGCCTCTCACCTCCCCCACAGCTCAAATGGAGGCCTATGTGGGCGAACCAAGACTGCCTCTCAGCCCCATCATCACCCTGGAAGAAGATGCCAAGTGTCCCCCCACTGGAGACCATTTGCAATCACCTAATACAAGGCCAACTTCAACGCCACAGGCTGACGGTGAAAGGGAGGCAAGCCCTCTGG GAAGTTCTATGGAAccaaacactgaagaaaaaagCGTAATCAGTGATAAAACAGCCGAATGGATTGCGGAAGATGATGATGACGTGTTTGTGGCCTCACGCACAACTGAAGATTTATTTACTGTGATACACAG GTCCAAAAGAAAGCTGCTTGGCTGGAAGGAGCCTGGTGAGGCCTTTGCTGGCGGCAGTAGACTGAGCTCCCACTCACCAATAAGGAACACAGCTGATTCTCCAATTAGTGAGTCAGCTGCCTCTGCAGGGTCAAGTAGCGGTGCCAACCTAGATGCTGGCAGAAACGATGATTTCAAGGCCTTGCTACAGAAGAAGGGAAGCAAGGCAACTCCAAGGTCCCGCCCCTCAGCAGCCGAACTGCTGAAGACCACTAACCCGCTGGCTCGGAGAATTATCGCACAATTTTCAAAAGACTATGAAACCACCGATAACCCACGTACCTAA
- the NHSL2 gene encoding NHS-like protein 2 isoform X3, with amino-acid sequence MPFYRRTVVPQRLCPRNPPQPLTELRDVSHLAALSLLRQLADLCGHSLALLEDLEGHLLALGRRTDSLFRRTVRLRRRLPCRLLGLEDDEEELGASHWSNLTQSQRTREPVDAVHTAAANSGRENATATAHSRSSWRQPVNVFLSSGRPPSVEELLREAQLNLQSLLQEEYEEQYSEARLLGQTFRSADEATEPTPSPRPQSARRLEFVLMPTKRQLSEDETTTQGVRAPEASLSLSTTADKQAAWNSPFPLPILEEKRWLQPCSTHSDIVPINISGQQFDKHASLRHSLFNTETAVNPKSTLRRRRTIIGFSNFSQRDPGHSNSPAGSVAHSTTSDIRPSHSAPEGVHGRVAVGQEAQFSNLTSPVLRNPSSDPEELLQARGGTNPPGMESMGMVYSVPSSCNGPTESTFSTSWKGDAFTYMTPSATSQSNQVNENGKNPSSGNSWVSMHTLPPLVPKEAATLFVTRDNPAGCSGSAGYSEHPTQRRQVLERPSKIGLLTGGTSRLETGPGGASRFRERSLSVPTDSGTTDVDYDEEQKASEACALPYASTSSEGSNSADNIASLSAQQEAQHRRQRSKSISLKKAKKKPSPPTRSVSLVKDEPVLLPECGSALPKDQRPRSLCLSLERQGHHSSHLDAQGHPAVPTFKDPEGTQFSHHWYLTDWKSGDTYQSLSSSSTATGTTVIECTQVQGSSESLASPSTSRATTPSQLSIEVEAREVSSPGRPTGLMSPSSGYSSQSETPTPTVSMSLTLGHLPPSSGSVRVRPVVPERKSSLPPTSPMEKISKSRLSFDLPLTSSTNLDLSGMSISIRNKTKVSRHHSDTNFGAKLVQKTSPNQPIMPMVTQSDLRSVRLRSVSKSEPEDDIESPDYAEESGAEVFTLPERKMKPPIAEKPPLARRPPSLVHKPPSVPEEYSLTSPALAMTPKSSVQHMRPLPQDIYTVVRKPKSSSFPEGRSPGESTAPSSLVFTPFASSSGAFFSGTQQSPQGSMEDEGPKVRALPERISLQSQEEAEKKKGKIPPPVPKKPSVLYLPLTSPTAQMEAYVGEPRLPLSPIITLEEDAKCPPTGDHLQSPNTRPTSTPQADGEREASPLGSSMEPNTEEKSVISDKTAEWIAEDDDDVFVASRTTEDLFTVIHRHIPQCLLPSAPTCRDWRRRLKAPPGRLSENIPLSLLLAPIRMITTFEGGIQKGFE; translated from the exons CTGCAGCTAACTCGGGTCGGGAAAATGCGACAGCGACTGCCCACTCGAGGTCGTCATGGCGACAGCCAGTGAACGTGTTCCTCTCCTCGGGCAGGCCCCCGAGTGTAGAGGAGCTGCTTCGCGAGGCGCAGCTCAATCTCCAGAGCCTGTTGCAAG AAGAATATGAGGAACAGTACTCGGAGGCCAGACTTCTGGGGCAGACCTTCCGCTCTGCTGACGAGGCCACtgagcccacccccagcccaaggCCCCAGTCTGCCAGGCGTCTGGAGTTTGTATTGATG CCTACAAAACGGCAGCTGAGCGAGGATGAGACTACCACCCAGGGTGTGAGGGCCCCTGAGGCCTCCCTGAGCCTGTCTACCACAGCCGACAAGCAAGCTGCCTGGAATagccccttccctctgcccatcCTAGAGGAGAAGCGGTGGCTTCAGCCCTGCTCCACGCACTCTGACATTGTGCCCATCAACATCTCTG GGCAGCAGTTTGATAAACATGCAAGTTTGCGACACTCGTTGTTTAACACAGAGACAGCCGTGAACCCCAAGTCCACCCTGAGGCGGAGGCGGACCATTATTGGATTCTCTAACTTTTCCCAGCGAGACCCAG GTCACAGCAACAGCCCAGCAGGCAGTGTGGCCCACTCTACCACCTCAGACATCAGGCCCAGTCATTCAGCTCCAGAAGGTGTTCATGGAAGAGTTGCAGTTGGTCAGGAAGCTCAGTTCTCAAATCTCACCTCGCCAGTACTGAGAAATCCTTCTAGCGACCCAGAAGAACTTCTCCAGGCACGTGGTGGCACAAACCCTCCTGGCATGGAGAGCATGGGAATGGTGTACAGCGTCCCCAGTTCTTGCAATGGACCAACAGAATCCACATTCTCCACTTCCTGGAAGGGAGATGCTTTTACCTACATGACTCCAAGTGCCACTAGTCAGAGCAATCAAgtcaatgaaaatggaaaaaatcctTCCTCTGGGAATTCTTGGGTCTCTATGCACACACTGCCACCTCTGGTTCCTAAGGAGGCTGCTACCCTCTTTGTTACTCGTGATAACCCAGCAGGATGCAGTGGGTCAGCTGGCTACTCTGAGCACCCTACTCAACGAAGGCAAGTGTTGGAACGACCCTCCAAGATTGGCCTTCTGACTGGTGGTACCTCGAGGCTGGAGACAGGCCCAGGTGGGGCCAGCAGGTTCCGGGAGCGGTCACTGTCTGTGCCCACAGACTCAGGCACCACAGATGTGGACTATGACGAGGAACAGAAGGCCAGTGAAGCCTGTGCACTGCCTTATGCCAGTACAAGCTCTGAGGGCAGTAACAGTGCTGACAACATTGCCTCCCTTAGTGCCCAACAGGAGGCCCAGCATAGAAGGCAGAGGTCCAAGAGTATCTCACTCAAGAAGGCCAAAAAGAAGCCTTCCCCACCAACACGTAGTGTCTCGCTGGTCAAAGATGAGCCAGTCCTCTTGCCAGAATGTGGATCAGCACTACCCAAGGACCAGAGGCCCAGAAGCCTTTGCCTCTCCTTGGAACGCCAAGGACATCACTCATCCCACCTGGATGCTCAGGGTCATCCAGCTGTGCCAACCTTCAAAGATCCAGAAGGTACACAATTCTCCCACCACTGGTATCTTACTGACTGGAAGTCCGGTGACACCTACCAATCTTTGTCCAGCTCCAGCACTGCCACTGGCACCACAGTCATTGAGTGCACCCAAGTTCAGGGCAGCTCAGAGTCTCTTGCCTCCCCTTCCACCTCCAGAGCCACTACGCCTTCTCAACTCTCCATCGAGGTGGAGGCCAGGGAAGTATCTTCCCCAGGAAGGCCCACTGGGCTGATGTCACCCTCCAGTGGATACTCCAGCCAATCAGAGACACCAACACCCACTGTCTCCATGTCCTTGACCCTGGGCCACTTGCCCCCTTCAAGCGGCAGTGTCCGAGTGCGTCCAGTGGTACCTGAGAGGAAGTCATCGCTACCCCCGACATCGCCAATGGAGAAAATTTCCAAGTCACGGCTATCATTTGACCTACCATTGACCTCTTCAACCAACCTCGATCTGTCTGGGATGAGTATCTCCATCCGAAACAAAACCAAGGTGAGCCGGCATCACTCAGACACAAATTTTGGGGCCAAGCTGGTCCAGAAAACTAGCCCCAACCAGCCAATCATGCCCATGGTTACTCAGTCTGACCTACGTTCTGTTCGCCTGAGGTCAGTCAGCAAATCTGAGCCAGAAGATGACATCGAGAGCCCTGACTATGCTGAGGAATCAGGAGCAGAAGTCTTCACCTTgccagaaagaaagatgaaaccTCCCATAGCTGAGAAGCCCCCACTGGCTCGAAGGCCTCCAAGCTTGGTCCACAAGCCACCATCTGTCCCTGAGGAGTACTCACTAACTTCGCCTGCCTTGGCTATGACCCCCAAGAGCTCAGTTCAACACATGAGGCCACTCCCTCAAGACATCTACACAGTGGTGCGGAAACCAAAGTCCTCCAGCTTCCCTGAGGGCAGAAGCCCAGGGGAGTCCACAGCACCCTCATCTCTTGTTTTCACACCTTTTGCCAGTTCCTCTGGTGCTTTCTTCTCAGGAACACAGCAGTCTCCCCAGGGAAGTATGGAGGATGAGGGCCCCAAGGTGAGAGCCCTGCCTGAAAGAATTAGCCTCCAGAGCCAGGAAGAAgctgagaaaaagaaaggcaagatTCCACCTCCTGTACCAAAAAAGCCCAGCGTGCTGTACCTGCCTCTCACCTCCCCCACAGCTCAAATGGAGGCCTATGTGGGCGAACCAAGACTGCCTCTCAGCCCCATCATCACCCTGGAAGAAGATGCCAAGTGTCCCCCCACTGGAGACCATTTGCAATCACCTAATACAAGGCCAACTTCAACGCCACAGGCTGACGGTGAAAGGGAGGCAAGCCCTCTGG GAAGTTCTATGGAAccaaacactgaagaaaaaagCGTAATCAGTGATAAAACAGCCGAATGGATTGCGGAAGATGATGATGACGTGTTTGTGGCCTCACGCACAACTGAAGATTTATTTACTGTGATACACAG GCACATACCACAGTGTTTGCTGCCTTCTGCACCTACCTGCCGAGACTGGAGAAGAAGGCTGAAAGCCCCTCCAGGAAGGCTTTCCGAGAACATACCGCTGTCACTATTACTAGCGCCAATAAGAATGATAACAACTTTTGAAGGTGGAATACAGAAGGGGTTCGAGTGA